The following proteins are encoded in a genomic region of Sparus aurata chromosome 11, fSpaAur1.1, whole genome shotgun sequence:
- the LOC115592080 gene encoding fibronectin type III domain-containing protein 7-like, whose amino-acid sequence MGAMKWLVIFVLMGICSQAAVATGGIEVTVFSATSKTMVLRWTRVSGASSYKITVAPSASPNNHISYVTFGPNTVMGSVNSLSPNIMYKFTIEALDNSQVALSTAVLDSTTAPERMDPIQTVKPKDSTTFIVEFNLKTGATSYTVRVENANGFFREDTVSSSPAEIKSLTPYTEYTLSIMAVNSGGRSQPSSPVMAKTVLPPPQFSATSSPSNDSIIVSWDPVAYAVQYTLSIYKLGSNTTTKHNTTNTNLTFTGLDAGSLYHVKSYAWDPEGRKGDRSLCINQTTRPPMPSSVTVSMVMNNTVAGLSVSWELDQGVYGSINYHVMSDQNLTCNSTSRSCTLSPVGCGEVHKVQVTACNEAGPSYPSSPVVFVTYPCPPQSLALVESPEGNCTLTWDTVPHADSYSAFIKRGDGSEETCNTTGSNCTYHCECGYTYLMYVYAFNLAGSSPQGQVLNHTTLPCCPEGVSVSLVSTDTLEIKWMASRGAELYETRAVDGSQLILCNDTAPVCALSDLNCDSPYSVVVIPCNDISGCNRACPAHTKDTAPCMPTNLMLNPKNSSCVSVSWTANNRAATYTVSATGDGGEHNCTTSGNTCDITDLPCGSTYEVSVTATSAAGQSLPSFWDSLETEPCCPVSLTVDQVTQAMTNVSWSPAKGAHSFITSLTSSRGHARCHTKDSHCLMGCITCGTNYTVTMEAFSHSGRRSNCTYQGFSSSACCPSGVRLYRLHGNSLRVYWRGAGSSHSYITEMRASSNNHTCTASPGENSCDVSNVQCGDVYNVVVSPLTPDGSKVLFCPQRLYSVTCAGNEVGTVIFRGKRSVD is encoded by the exons ATGGGCGCTATGAAGTGGCTGGTGATTTTTGTCTTGATGGGAATATGCTCTCAG GCTGCAGTCGCCACAG GAGGTATCGAAGTAACCGTGTTTTCAGCAACATCCAAGACCATGGTACTCCGATGGACCAGGGTCTCCGGAGCCAGCTCGTACAAAATCACAGTCGCCCCCTCAGCCTCACCAAACAACCACATTTCTTATGTCACATTTGGTCCAAACACGGTGATGGGCTCCGTCAACTCTCTGTCCCCAAACATCATGTATAAATTCACAATTGAAGCTCTGGACAATTCCCAAGTAGCACTGAGCACCGCAGTTTTGGACTCAACCACAG CCCCTGAGAGGATGGATCCCATCCAGACGGTGAAGCCGAAGGACAGCACGACTTTCATCGTGGAGTTCAACTTGAAGACTGGGGCGACTAGCTACACCGTAAGAGTCGAGAACGCCAATGGCTTCTTCAGAGAAGATACCGTGTCCTCCTCCCCCGCTGAGATTAAGTCCCTCACACCATACACTGAGTACACGCTCAGCATCATGGCTGTAAACAGCGGGGGCCGCAGTCAGCCATCTTCTCCTGTGATGGCTAAGACAG ttctgcctcctcctcagttCTCTGCCACCTCCTCCCCCAGCAATGACAGCATCATTGTGTCCTGGGATCCTGTTGCTTACGCTGTGCAGTACACCCTGTCCATATACAAGCTGGGCTCAAACACCACCACGAAgcacaacaccaccaacaccaatTTAACCTTCACCGGCCTGGACGCTGGCTCGCTCTACCACGTCAAGAGTTATGCCTGGGACCCCGAGGGCCGAAAGGGAGATCGCAGTTTGTGCATCAACCAGACGACAC GACCTCCCATGCCGTCTTCTGTCACTGTCTCTATGGTGATGAACAACACCGTGGCTGGACTCTCTGTGTCCTGGGAACTCGATCAGGGGGTCTATGGATCCATCAATTACCATGTGATGAGTGACCAGAACCTCACGTGTAACTCCACATCCAGATCCTGCACGCTGTCACCGGTCGGCTGTGGCGAGGTTCACAAGGTCCAGGTCACGGCATGCAACGAGGCCGGGCCCAGTTACCCATCGAGCCCTGTGGTGTTCGTTACCT ACCCCTGCCCGCCGCAGTCTTTGGCCCTCGTGGAGTCGCCAGAAGGAAACTGCACTCTGACGTGGGACACGGTGCCTCATGCTGACAGCTACTCAGCCTTCATCAAGAGAGGTGACGGCAGCGAGGAGACGTGCAACACCACCGGCAGCAATTGCACCTACCACTGCGAGTGCGGCTACACATACCTGATGTACGTTTATGCCTTCAACCTGGCTGGCAGCAGTCCTCAAGGACAGGTTCTGAACCATACCACCT TGCCCTGTTGTCCAGAGGGTGTGTCCGTTTCTCTGGTAAGCACTGACACTTTGGAGATCAAGTGGATGGCCTCTCGGGGGGCGGAGCTGTACGAGACCCGGGCTGTGGACGGTTCGCAGCTCATCCTGTGTAATGACACGGCACCGGTGTGCGCCCTCTCTGACCTCAACTGTGACAGTCCCTACAGCGTGGTGGTGATACCCTGCAATGATATCAGTGGATGCAATCGTGCATGCCCAGCTCACACCAAAGACACAG CTCCCTGCATGCCGACAAATCTGATGCTGAATCCGAAGAACTCATCCTGCGTCAGTGTCAGCTGGACAGCTAACAACAGGGCTGCAACTTATACTGTGAGTGCGACAGGAGATGGCGGTGAACACAACTGCACCACCAGTGGAAAcacctgtgacatcactgatctTCCCTGTGGCTCCACCTACGAGGTCAGTGTCACAGCAACGAGCGCCGCGGGCCAGAGTTTACCTAGCTTCTGGGACTCTCTGGAAACAG AGCCCTGCTGCCCGGTGAGTCTAACAGTGGACCAGGTGACCCAGGCGATGACCAACGTCTCATGGTCTCCCGCCAAAGGAGCCCATTCGTTCATCACTTCTCTGACATCATCACGTGGTCACGCCCGGTGCCACACCAAGGACTCCCACTGCCTCATGGGATGCATCACCTGTGGGACCAACTACACCGTCACCATGGAGGCGTTCAGCCACAGCGGGCGAAGGTCCAACTGCACCTATCAGGGCTTCTCGTCCA GTGCGTGCTGTCCATCAGGTGTCCGGCTCTACAGGTTGCACGGTAACTCTTTGAGGGTGTACTGGCGCGGCGCCGGCAGCAGCCACAGCTACATCACAGAGATGAGGGCCAGCAGCAACAACCACACCTGCACCGCATCTCCCGGGGAGAACAGCTGTGACGTCAGCAACGTCCAGTGTGGAGACGTCTACAATGTAGTGGTGTCTCCGCTCACACCAGATGGCAGCAAAGTCCTGTTCTGCCCGCAGAGGTTGTACTCAG TCACTTGCGCAGGAAATGAAGTTGGCACAG TGATTTTCAGAGGGAAGAGGAGTGTGGACTAG